The Arcobacter sp. F2176 DNA window CCTATTTAAGTTTTAAGTAGCTATTATGAGAAATATACTTCATATAAAGGCGTGTTTTGAATTTAATAGATTTAGGTCAGAAAATAAAAGAATTACGAAAAAGTAAAAATATTTCGCAAGCACAATTAGAAGATTATTCAAATATAACAAAAAGAACTATCTCTAAAATAGAAAATGGCTTTATCGAAGAAGTGGGAATAAAAAAAGTAGAGACGATACTTGATTTATTGGGCTATGAATTTAATATACGATTAAAA harbors:
- a CDS encoding helix-turn-helix domain-containing protein, with translation MNLIDLGQKIKELRKSKNISQAQLEDYSNITKRTISKIENGFIEEVGIKKVETILDLLGYEFNIRLKDRPKTLEELQDERK